In the Arachis ipaensis cultivar K30076 chromosome B10, Araip1.1, whole genome shotgun sequence genome, one interval contains:
- the LOC107621589 gene encoding UPF0235 protein C15orf40 homolog, translated as MAPAKKGKAKAEPKAQSPPQTSDKFPSCIRIMSPSSVAVTIHAKPGSKSASVTDISDEAVGVQIDAPARDGEANAALLNYISSVLGVKRRQVSIGTGSKSRDKTVIVEEVTQQFVFDALDKVSKQQ; from the exons ATGGCGCCGGCGAAGAAGGGGAAAGCGAAGGCCGAACCCAAGGCGCAGTCTCCGCCACAAACATCAGACAAATTTCCATCTTGTATAAGGATCATGTCTCCTTCTTCCGTCGCCGTAACCATCCACGCCAAACCCGGATCCAAATCCGCATCCGTAACAG ATATCAGCGATGAAGCGGTAGGAGTTCAAATCGACGCGCCCGCCAGGGATGGAGAAGCAAACGCCGCTCTTCTCAATTACATTAGCTCT GTTTTAGGTGTAAAACGAAGGCAAGTTTCTATAGGAACTGGTTCTAAATCAAGAGACAAGACGGTGATTGTGGAGGAGGTAACTCAGCAATTTGTTTTTGACGCATTGGATAAAGTCTCAAAGCAGCAGTGA